In one Dermochelys coriacea isolate rDerCor1 chromosome 20, rDerCor1.pri.v4, whole genome shotgun sequence genomic region, the following are encoded:
- the GPR108 gene encoding protein GPR108 isoform X2 — MFGRSRGGPGASRGLGRLLPLLLLLLGGVAGRIHRLVLTGEKRADIHLNTFGFYANGSLEVNVSRLHLRLGSAKQEKPWVGFSLSRTRIREALSYPFSSLQGKESHNCTLEQNGAESRILFLVDVNQKRVQVRKLGEQKKLQIYSGLIPEVQNGGSDPKPANDSKAQAAANKGTEAQQGVPGKGPNAGSPQKKTEGEAKQDSSHRVEDLVLALGNVNDSYNFSFHVVIGSEAEGLYNLNFHNCHNRAPANQMPYDITVMIREKNPDGYLSAAEIPLIKLYLVMSACFLAAATVWVYFLCQHKFSVFKIHWLMAALAYTKALSLLFHSINYYFINTEGHPIESLAVMYFVTHLLKGALLFITIALIGTGWAFIKYILSDKEKKLFVIVIPLQVLANVAYIIIESSEEGSSDYASWKQILFLVDLLCCGAILFPVVWSIRHLQEASSTDGKAATNLAKLKLFRHYYVMVVCYIYFSRVIAILLKFTVPFQWQWLYELLVEVSTLVFFILTGYKFRPASNNPYLQLPQEDEEVGEELQMNQVVTEAGVHEGLSKLKKSRVAREAV, encoded by the exons ATGTTCGGCCGGAGCCGGGGGGGGCCCGGGGCCTCGCGGGGGCTGGGGCGGCTcctcccgctgctgctgctgctgctcggggGTGTCGCGGGCCGGATCCATCGCCTGGTGCTGACG GGCGAGAAGAGGGCTGACATCCATTTGAACACCTTCGGCTTCTACGCGAATGGCTCCCTGGAGGTGAACGTGAGCCGGCTGCATCTCCGCCTTGGCAGCGCCAAGCAGGAGAAGCCATGG GTCGGCTTCAGCTTGTCCAGGACGAGGATTCGCGAGGCCCTGTCCTACCCA TTTTCCTCTCTGCAGGGGAAGGAATCTCATAACTGCACCTTGGAACAAAACGGAGCGGAGTCACGAATCCTCTTCCTCGTCGACGTCAACCAGAAAAG GGTCCAAGTGCGGAAGCTAGGAGAGCAGAAGAAGCTGCAGATTTATTCCGGTCTGATCCCCGAGGTGCAGAATGGGGGCTCAGATCCGAAACCAGCCAACGATAGCAAGGCTCAGGCTGCTGCCAATAAAG GCACAGAAGCACAGCAGGGAGTGCCTGGTAAAGGGCCCAATGCGGGAAGCCCCCAGAAGAAGACAGAGGGCGAAGCCAAGCAG GATTCCAGTCACAGAGTGGAAGATCTGGTCCTGGCTCTAGGGAACGTGAACGACTCCTACAACTTCAGC TTCCACGTAGTGATCGGCTCGGAGGCGGAAGGTCTGTACAACCTCAACTTTCACAACTGCCACAACAGAGCCCCAGCAAATCAGATGCCTTACGACATCACC GTGATGATCCGAGAGAAGAACCCGGATGGGTACCTGTCGGCTGCCGAGATCCCCCTCATCAAACTCTACCTGGTCATGTCTGCCTGCTTCCTGGCCGCGGCCACCGTGTGGGTCTACTTCCTCTGCCAGCACAA GTTCAGCGTGTTCAAAATTCACTGGCTTATGGCTGCCTTAGCGTATACCAAGgccctttctctcctctttcacAGT ATCAACTACTATTTCATTAACACCGAGGGTCACCCGATCGAGAGCTTAGCCGTCATGTACTTCGTGACCCACCT GCTGAAGGGCGCCCTGCTCTTCATCACCATCGCGCTGATCGGGACAGGCTGGGCCTTCATCAAGTACATCCTGTCGGACAAAGAGAAGAAGCTCTTTGTGATCGTCATCCCCCTGCAG GTGCTGGCAAACGTCGCTTACATTATCATCGAGTCCTCGGAGGAGGGCAGCAGTGACTACGCCTCCTGGAAGCAGATCCTCTTCCTGGTGGACTTGCTCTGCTGTGGGGCCATCCTCTTCCCCGTGGTGTG GTCCATCCGCCACCTCCAGGAGGCCTCCAGCACAGACGGCAAAG CTGCCACAAACCTGGCGAAACTGAAGCTTTTCAGACATTACTACGTCATG gtTGTGTGTTACATTTACTTCTCCCGCGTCATTGCCATCCTGCTCAAATTCACCGTCCCCTTCCAGTGGCAGTGGCTCTACGAG CTCCTGGTCGAAGTATCCACCTTGGTTTTCTTCATCCTAACGGGATACAAGTTCCGCCCGGCTTCGAACAACCCTTATCTACAGCTGCCCCAAGAGGACGAGGAAGTGGGGGAGGAACTGCAGATGAATCAGGT GGTCACAGAAGCCGGCGTCCACGAGGGTCTCTCCAAGCTGAAGAAGAGCAGGGTTGCCCGTGAGGCAGTGTGA
- the GPR108 gene encoding protein GPR108 isoform X1, protein MFGRSRGGPGASRGLGRLLPLLLLLLGGVAGRIHRLVLTGEKRADIHLNTFGFYANGSLEVNVSRLHLRLGSAKQEKPWVGFSLSRTRIREALSYPFSSLQGKESHNCTLEQNGAESRILFLVDVNQKRVQVRKLGEQKKLQIYSGLIPEVQNGGSDPKPANDSKAQAAANKGTEAQQGVPGKGPNAGSPQKKTEGEAKQQDSSHRVEDLVLALGNVNDSYNFSFHVVIGSEAEGLYNLNFHNCHNRAPANQMPYDITVMIREKNPDGYLSAAEIPLIKLYLVMSACFLAAATVWVYFLCQHKFSVFKIHWLMAALAYTKALSLLFHSINYYFINTEGHPIESLAVMYFVTHLLKGALLFITIALIGTGWAFIKYILSDKEKKLFVIVIPLQVLANVAYIIIESSEEGSSDYASWKQILFLVDLLCCGAILFPVVWSIRHLQEASSTDGKAATNLAKLKLFRHYYVMVVCYIYFSRVIAILLKFTVPFQWQWLYELLVEVSTLVFFILTGYKFRPASNNPYLQLPQEDEEVGEELQMNQVVTEAGVHEGLSKLKKSRVAREAV, encoded by the exons ATGTTCGGCCGGAGCCGGGGGGGGCCCGGGGCCTCGCGGGGGCTGGGGCGGCTcctcccgctgctgctgctgctgctcggggGTGTCGCGGGCCGGATCCATCGCCTGGTGCTGACG GGCGAGAAGAGGGCTGACATCCATTTGAACACCTTCGGCTTCTACGCGAATGGCTCCCTGGAGGTGAACGTGAGCCGGCTGCATCTCCGCCTTGGCAGCGCCAAGCAGGAGAAGCCATGG GTCGGCTTCAGCTTGTCCAGGACGAGGATTCGCGAGGCCCTGTCCTACCCA TTTTCCTCTCTGCAGGGGAAGGAATCTCATAACTGCACCTTGGAACAAAACGGAGCGGAGTCACGAATCCTCTTCCTCGTCGACGTCAACCAGAAAAG GGTCCAAGTGCGGAAGCTAGGAGAGCAGAAGAAGCTGCAGATTTATTCCGGTCTGATCCCCGAGGTGCAGAATGGGGGCTCAGATCCGAAACCAGCCAACGATAGCAAGGCTCAGGCTGCTGCCAATAAAG GCACAGAAGCACAGCAGGGAGTGCCTGGTAAAGGGCCCAATGCGGGAAGCCCCCAGAAGAAGACAGAGGGCGAAGCCAAGCAG CAGGATTCCAGTCACAGAGTGGAAGATCTGGTCCTGGCTCTAGGGAACGTGAACGACTCCTACAACTTCAGC TTCCACGTAGTGATCGGCTCGGAGGCGGAAGGTCTGTACAACCTCAACTTTCACAACTGCCACAACAGAGCCCCAGCAAATCAGATGCCTTACGACATCACC GTGATGATCCGAGAGAAGAACCCGGATGGGTACCTGTCGGCTGCCGAGATCCCCCTCATCAAACTCTACCTGGTCATGTCTGCCTGCTTCCTGGCCGCGGCCACCGTGTGGGTCTACTTCCTCTGCCAGCACAA GTTCAGCGTGTTCAAAATTCACTGGCTTATGGCTGCCTTAGCGTATACCAAGgccctttctctcctctttcacAGT ATCAACTACTATTTCATTAACACCGAGGGTCACCCGATCGAGAGCTTAGCCGTCATGTACTTCGTGACCCACCT GCTGAAGGGCGCCCTGCTCTTCATCACCATCGCGCTGATCGGGACAGGCTGGGCCTTCATCAAGTACATCCTGTCGGACAAAGAGAAGAAGCTCTTTGTGATCGTCATCCCCCTGCAG GTGCTGGCAAACGTCGCTTACATTATCATCGAGTCCTCGGAGGAGGGCAGCAGTGACTACGCCTCCTGGAAGCAGATCCTCTTCCTGGTGGACTTGCTCTGCTGTGGGGCCATCCTCTTCCCCGTGGTGTG GTCCATCCGCCACCTCCAGGAGGCCTCCAGCACAGACGGCAAAG CTGCCACAAACCTGGCGAAACTGAAGCTTTTCAGACATTACTACGTCATG gtTGTGTGTTACATTTACTTCTCCCGCGTCATTGCCATCCTGCTCAAATTCACCGTCCCCTTCCAGTGGCAGTGGCTCTACGAG CTCCTGGTCGAAGTATCCACCTTGGTTTTCTTCATCCTAACGGGATACAAGTTCCGCCCGGCTTCGAACAACCCTTATCTACAGCTGCCCCAAGAGGACGAGGAAGTGGGGGAGGAACTGCAGATGAATCAGGT GGTCACAGAAGCCGGCGTCCACGAGGGTCTCTCCAAGCTGAAGAAGAGCAGGGTTGCCCGTGAGGCAGTGTGA
- the GPR108 gene encoding protein GPR108 isoform X4, producing MFGRSRGGPGASRGLGRLLPLLLLLLGGVAGRIHRLVLTGEKRADIHLNTFGFYANGSLEVNVSRLHLRLGSAKQEKPWVGFSLSRTRIREALSYPGKESHNCTLEQNGAESRILFLVDVNQKRVQVRKLGEQKKLQIYSGLIPEVQNGGSDPKPANDSKAQAAANKGTEAQQGVPGKGPNAGSPQKKTEGEAKQDSSHRVEDLVLALGNVNDSYNFSFHVVIGSEAEGLYNLNFHNCHNRAPANQMPYDITVMIREKNPDGYLSAAEIPLIKLYLVMSACFLAAATVWVYFLCQHKFSVFKIHWLMAALAYTKALSLLFHSINYYFINTEGHPIESLAVMYFVTHLLKGALLFITIALIGTGWAFIKYILSDKEKKLFVIVIPLQVLANVAYIIIESSEEGSSDYASWKQILFLVDLLCCGAILFPVVWSIRHLQEASSTDGKAATNLAKLKLFRHYYVMVVCYIYFSRVIAILLKFTVPFQWQWLYELLVEVSTLVFFILTGYKFRPASNNPYLQLPQEDEEVGEELQMNQVVTEAGVHEGLSKLKKSRVAREAV from the exons ATGTTCGGCCGGAGCCGGGGGGGGCCCGGGGCCTCGCGGGGGCTGGGGCGGCTcctcccgctgctgctgctgctgctcggggGTGTCGCGGGCCGGATCCATCGCCTGGTGCTGACG GGCGAGAAGAGGGCTGACATCCATTTGAACACCTTCGGCTTCTACGCGAATGGCTCCCTGGAGGTGAACGTGAGCCGGCTGCATCTCCGCCTTGGCAGCGCCAAGCAGGAGAAGCCATGG GTCGGCTTCAGCTTGTCCAGGACGAGGATTCGCGAGGCCCTGTCCTACCCA GGGAAGGAATCTCATAACTGCACCTTGGAACAAAACGGAGCGGAGTCACGAATCCTCTTCCTCGTCGACGTCAACCAGAAAAG GGTCCAAGTGCGGAAGCTAGGAGAGCAGAAGAAGCTGCAGATTTATTCCGGTCTGATCCCCGAGGTGCAGAATGGGGGCTCAGATCCGAAACCAGCCAACGATAGCAAGGCTCAGGCTGCTGCCAATAAAG GCACAGAAGCACAGCAGGGAGTGCCTGGTAAAGGGCCCAATGCGGGAAGCCCCCAGAAGAAGACAGAGGGCGAAGCCAAGCAG GATTCCAGTCACAGAGTGGAAGATCTGGTCCTGGCTCTAGGGAACGTGAACGACTCCTACAACTTCAGC TTCCACGTAGTGATCGGCTCGGAGGCGGAAGGTCTGTACAACCTCAACTTTCACAACTGCCACAACAGAGCCCCAGCAAATCAGATGCCTTACGACATCACC GTGATGATCCGAGAGAAGAACCCGGATGGGTACCTGTCGGCTGCCGAGATCCCCCTCATCAAACTCTACCTGGTCATGTCTGCCTGCTTCCTGGCCGCGGCCACCGTGTGGGTCTACTTCCTCTGCCAGCACAA GTTCAGCGTGTTCAAAATTCACTGGCTTATGGCTGCCTTAGCGTATACCAAGgccctttctctcctctttcacAGT ATCAACTACTATTTCATTAACACCGAGGGTCACCCGATCGAGAGCTTAGCCGTCATGTACTTCGTGACCCACCT GCTGAAGGGCGCCCTGCTCTTCATCACCATCGCGCTGATCGGGACAGGCTGGGCCTTCATCAAGTACATCCTGTCGGACAAAGAGAAGAAGCTCTTTGTGATCGTCATCCCCCTGCAG GTGCTGGCAAACGTCGCTTACATTATCATCGAGTCCTCGGAGGAGGGCAGCAGTGACTACGCCTCCTGGAAGCAGATCCTCTTCCTGGTGGACTTGCTCTGCTGTGGGGCCATCCTCTTCCCCGTGGTGTG GTCCATCCGCCACCTCCAGGAGGCCTCCAGCACAGACGGCAAAG CTGCCACAAACCTGGCGAAACTGAAGCTTTTCAGACATTACTACGTCATG gtTGTGTGTTACATTTACTTCTCCCGCGTCATTGCCATCCTGCTCAAATTCACCGTCCCCTTCCAGTGGCAGTGGCTCTACGAG CTCCTGGTCGAAGTATCCACCTTGGTTTTCTTCATCCTAACGGGATACAAGTTCCGCCCGGCTTCGAACAACCCTTATCTACAGCTGCCCCAAGAGGACGAGGAAGTGGGGGAGGAACTGCAGATGAATCAGGT GGTCACAGAAGCCGGCGTCCACGAGGGTCTCTCCAAGCTGAAGAAGAGCAGGGTTGCCCGTGAGGCAGTGTGA
- the GPR108 gene encoding protein GPR108 isoform X3, translated as MFGRSRGGPGASRGLGRLLPLLLLLLGGVAGRIHRLVLTGEKRADIHLNTFGFYANGSLEVNVSRLHLRLGSAKQEKPWVGFSLSRTRIREALSYPGKESHNCTLEQNGAESRILFLVDVNQKRVQVRKLGEQKKLQIYSGLIPEVQNGGSDPKPANDSKAQAAANKGTEAQQGVPGKGPNAGSPQKKTEGEAKQQDSSHRVEDLVLALGNVNDSYNFSFHVVIGSEAEGLYNLNFHNCHNRAPANQMPYDITVMIREKNPDGYLSAAEIPLIKLYLVMSACFLAAATVWVYFLCQHKFSVFKIHWLMAALAYTKALSLLFHSINYYFINTEGHPIESLAVMYFVTHLLKGALLFITIALIGTGWAFIKYILSDKEKKLFVIVIPLQVLANVAYIIIESSEEGSSDYASWKQILFLVDLLCCGAILFPVVWSIRHLQEASSTDGKAATNLAKLKLFRHYYVMVVCYIYFSRVIAILLKFTVPFQWQWLYELLVEVSTLVFFILTGYKFRPASNNPYLQLPQEDEEVGEELQMNQVVTEAGVHEGLSKLKKSRVAREAV; from the exons ATGTTCGGCCGGAGCCGGGGGGGGCCCGGGGCCTCGCGGGGGCTGGGGCGGCTcctcccgctgctgctgctgctgctcggggGTGTCGCGGGCCGGATCCATCGCCTGGTGCTGACG GGCGAGAAGAGGGCTGACATCCATTTGAACACCTTCGGCTTCTACGCGAATGGCTCCCTGGAGGTGAACGTGAGCCGGCTGCATCTCCGCCTTGGCAGCGCCAAGCAGGAGAAGCCATGG GTCGGCTTCAGCTTGTCCAGGACGAGGATTCGCGAGGCCCTGTCCTACCCA GGGAAGGAATCTCATAACTGCACCTTGGAACAAAACGGAGCGGAGTCACGAATCCTCTTCCTCGTCGACGTCAACCAGAAAAG GGTCCAAGTGCGGAAGCTAGGAGAGCAGAAGAAGCTGCAGATTTATTCCGGTCTGATCCCCGAGGTGCAGAATGGGGGCTCAGATCCGAAACCAGCCAACGATAGCAAGGCTCAGGCTGCTGCCAATAAAG GCACAGAAGCACAGCAGGGAGTGCCTGGTAAAGGGCCCAATGCGGGAAGCCCCCAGAAGAAGACAGAGGGCGAAGCCAAGCAG CAGGATTCCAGTCACAGAGTGGAAGATCTGGTCCTGGCTCTAGGGAACGTGAACGACTCCTACAACTTCAGC TTCCACGTAGTGATCGGCTCGGAGGCGGAAGGTCTGTACAACCTCAACTTTCACAACTGCCACAACAGAGCCCCAGCAAATCAGATGCCTTACGACATCACC GTGATGATCCGAGAGAAGAACCCGGATGGGTACCTGTCGGCTGCCGAGATCCCCCTCATCAAACTCTACCTGGTCATGTCTGCCTGCTTCCTGGCCGCGGCCACCGTGTGGGTCTACTTCCTCTGCCAGCACAA GTTCAGCGTGTTCAAAATTCACTGGCTTATGGCTGCCTTAGCGTATACCAAGgccctttctctcctctttcacAGT ATCAACTACTATTTCATTAACACCGAGGGTCACCCGATCGAGAGCTTAGCCGTCATGTACTTCGTGACCCACCT GCTGAAGGGCGCCCTGCTCTTCATCACCATCGCGCTGATCGGGACAGGCTGGGCCTTCATCAAGTACATCCTGTCGGACAAAGAGAAGAAGCTCTTTGTGATCGTCATCCCCCTGCAG GTGCTGGCAAACGTCGCTTACATTATCATCGAGTCCTCGGAGGAGGGCAGCAGTGACTACGCCTCCTGGAAGCAGATCCTCTTCCTGGTGGACTTGCTCTGCTGTGGGGCCATCCTCTTCCCCGTGGTGTG GTCCATCCGCCACCTCCAGGAGGCCTCCAGCACAGACGGCAAAG CTGCCACAAACCTGGCGAAACTGAAGCTTTTCAGACATTACTACGTCATG gtTGTGTGTTACATTTACTTCTCCCGCGTCATTGCCATCCTGCTCAAATTCACCGTCCCCTTCCAGTGGCAGTGGCTCTACGAG CTCCTGGTCGAAGTATCCACCTTGGTTTTCTTCATCCTAACGGGATACAAGTTCCGCCCGGCTTCGAACAACCCTTATCTACAGCTGCCCCAAGAGGACGAGGAAGTGGGGGAGGAACTGCAGATGAATCAGGT GGTCACAGAAGCCGGCGTCCACGAGGGTCTCTCCAAGCTGAAGAAGAGCAGGGTTGCCCGTGAGGCAGTGTGA